In Syntrophotaleaceae bacterium, a genomic segment contains:
- the cysE gene encoding serine O-acetyltransferase, giving the protein MFDTLREDLQTVFQRDPAARSVLEIIFCYPGFHALQFYRVGHFLWERKMFLLARTVSHLGRFFTGIEIHPGAVIGRRFFIDHGMGVVIGETTEIGDDCTLYHGVTLGGTSWAKEKRHPTLGNNIVVGSGAKILGPFKVGDNSKIGSNSVVVKEVPANSTVVGVPGRVVYSNGRKVDLRPDLEHGQLPDPEEQAIHCLFDQLRALEKRVQELEGAQSESAEAGMPKSGQKDRAES; this is encoded by the coding sequence GTGTTTGATACCTTGCGCGAAGATCTGCAGACCGTTTTTCAGCGGGATCCGGCCGCCCGCAGTGTCCTCGAAATCATTTTTTGCTATCCCGGGTTTCATGCCCTGCAGTTTTATCGGGTGGGCCACTTTTTATGGGAGCGCAAAATGTTTTTACTGGCCCGTACGGTCTCCCACCTGGGCCGCTTTTTCACCGGCATCGAGATCCATCCGGGGGCGGTCATCGGGCGCCGCTTCTTCATCGATCACGGCATGGGGGTGGTCATCGGCGAAACCACTGAAATCGGCGACGACTGCACCCTTTATCATGGCGTTACGCTCGGCGGGACCTCCTGGGCCAAGGAAAAACGCCACCCCACCCTGGGCAACAATATCGTGGTCGGCTCCGGAGCAAAAATATTGGGTCCTTTCAAGGTTGGCGACAACAGTAAAATCGGTTCCAATTCGGTCGTGGTCAAGGAAGTGCCTGCAAACTCCACCGTGGTGGGCGTACCCGGCCGGGTCGTCTATTCCAACGGCAGGAAGGTCGATCTGCGGCCCGACCTCGAGCACGGCCAGCTGCCCGACCCGGAAGAGCAGGCCATCCACTGCCTGTTCGATCAGTTGCGGGCCCTGGAAAAGCGGGTGCAGGAGCTGGAAGGAGCGCAGTCCGAATCCGCCGAGGCGGGCATGCCCAAATCCGGGCAAAAAGACAGGGCCGAATCATGA